The following nucleotide sequence is from Paenibacillus andongensis.
CTGTCTCATTCGAGAATGCGTACAAAAGCTGATTTTCGGGGTTATACTGTACGCAGAGGTAGAAATTAAATGTAACGATACGCGCAAAGGGGGAGGCTTACAGCATGCCTGAGAATCTATCGCAAAGATTAGCTGATCTGGATTGGAATTACATCCAGCAGTCGCTGGACGAGCACGGTTATGCCAAACTACCTGGCTTGTTAAACCATACGGAGTGTAAGGGAATTATTAGCACTTATGAGGAAGAAGGTCGCTTTCGAGCAACCATTGACATGGCCCGTTACCGCTTCGGGATCGGAGAGTACAAATATTACAATGCTCCTCTACCACTTTTGCTTCAACAGCTGCGCGAAGGATTGTATCCGGAACTTGCCATAACAGCTAATCGCTGGCTAGAACAATTGGGTCATAAGGCTTCTTTTTCGGCAACATTGGCGGAATTCCTCGATCAATGCCATCAAGAGGGGCAGAATCGGCCAACCCCATTGATCCTGAAATATGAGGCCGGGGGATACAATTGTCTGCATCAAGATTTGTATGGGAAAGTATTCTTTCCTTTTCAGGTCGTATTCACTCTTAATCAAAGAGAAGTAGATTTCACAGGCGGGGAGTTACTATTGGTGGAGCAGCATCCGAGGGCGCAAAGTAGAGGTCATGTCATCACATTGAAACAAGGCGAAGGTCTGATTTTTCCAACCAATCATCGTCCTGTTTTGGGAACGCGCGGCTATTATAAAACGACTCTTCGACACGGTGTAAGCACTATTACAACGGGTACCAGATACAGTTTGGGTATTATTTTTCACGATGCGAAGTAATTAGCACAGAACGCTAAAGTGAACGTAGAGACTCTACATTCCGCAGAGAACAACTCAGCCCCAAAAGGACCTCCCCCTATTGGAGGAAGTCCTCATTGATTCGTGTAACCATCTTCAAGATAGATCCCCCTCAAGGTCTATGACCCTATTGGGACAGTCCCCTTTTGAATTTTATTATTGAACGACTAGAGTAGCCGCTTGTAAATTTACTGGTAAATAATCATTAGGATCTGTTGCGCTGCTAGTGATCGTTTCGACATACCAGGTGTAATCCCCAACAATAGTGGGTGCCATCCAGTTAGTGAATGTAAAAGTCACACTCTGATTCCCGCTAAGTCCAGCATTATTTAAATACAGATAATTACCGGAAAAAGATAAGTTGCCGCTCAGTATAGTTCCATCGCTTTTTATAGCCGTGACGTTAGCTGCAGTAGGGTCCGGCCATTTCGGAGGGGCCATAACTTTAACTTTGGTAATAGGATAAGTAGATGGAGCGCGCAGCGTTACTTTGACTGTTTGTGCAGTTGCTACTGGAACCGTAATTTTATCGATGGATGCTGTACCTCTGCCATAAGAGCCGCGAATACGCAAGAATTCCGCATAATATTTGTCCGCCGTTGCTTTGTCATGAATAATCATTAAATTTTCACTGTTCGTGTCGTTGGCATTCGCACTTGCATTAAAAGAACCTGTAGCGACAACACCAGTCGTATAACCTTTATCAGCAATTAGCACCTTATCATGCAGCTTGCCGCCGTATGGGTTGTCAGCAATACTTACCGGAATATCTGCATCAGCTAGATAAGCTAATTCCCCGTAAGGCCCGTTAGAACCATATTGGCTCAAATCGAAAATACCCTCAACATTAACTCCACGAGTTTTAGCATTAATGATCGCCGTTCTTAGGTTATCATCTGTAAAGGAAAAATAATCGAAGTATAAGTTGTATTTGGCATTGTTCACAACATCAATGAGCGGTTGAATCGGATTATCTTCCGGTGCAAAATAAACTTCAACTGGAAAGCTTCCGGTTGATGTGTTAATCGTTACTTTTTGCTGAGCGGGCGTAGATGGGGATGCAGTTTTGGTGAATTGACCATACACATACATCTCTTCAAAATCCGTTTTATACACATTCGCAAGGCTAGAGGAATTCCAAAGAATCGTGTTATTAAAATTGTTGGCATTACAAGTATCGGTGACATTCGTACTGCCCATCCAGACCTTTTGCCCATCAATGATGGCATATTTATTATGCATTAGCGCGCTGCGGTTATCGCCTTTTACACTAATACCTGCATTTATCAGCTGTTGAGTAAATGTGTTTGTGATGTAATCGGAATCTGTGACGATACGAATATTTACACCTCGGTTTTTGGCACGAATGACAGCATCCACAAATGGTTGGTAGCGAATTTCATAAAATGCACCGTCAAAGCTAGTTGTTGCACCATCAATAACCGGAATAAAAGCGTCAACAAGATTGGTACCTGTCCCAGGACCGAAAGAAACGGTCTCAGTGTCGTAGGTAACAGCTAGAACCACAGTCTGATTTAATGGCAGCATGATTCCGAGGGTAAGGAGTACTGCTTGCAAAGGAATTAGCATTTTTTTAAATGGTTTTATAATAAACAAGAAATTCACCTTCTTCTATATTGTTGTCTTCCTGTGAGAAAGACTCATTTTATAGAATAGGATGAATTTGTTATGGGAGTAGCGGAATAATATTAAAAAAATATATAGAGATGGAAATATTGAGAAACTATGAAAAATAGATAGGGGCGTGTATATCAAATTAATGCTGTGATTTATCAAAAAATGAGAAAAAAATATAGCCTGTTGAACTTTATCAACAGGCTAATCTATCATGACAATGCTGGAGGCTTATTAAGAAGGAGTATAAGATAAACTGGCGCTAAATGAGAGTTGGGTAATATCAGCTGCTGAGGGATCTGTCGAAGCAAGCGTCCTTACACGAATACCAATACGATCACCAGCAGCAACTACTAATGACCCCCCAACATTTATATTCGTTGCGGTTCGGAAACCGGATGGGTTACCAGGTGTAATGACCGTATTTGGAAATCCGAATCTAACCGAACTAGTCAGCGGAGTGGTTACGTAAGGTGATGAACTATGATCAATCCCATTATTAGGAACTGAAGGTGCTCGGAATACAGTAAAATCATACTGAAGACCGAGAGTATTTATAGAAACCACAGAAGCAACCAATAAATCTACACTTATTTGTAAATTTTGAACGGTACCTGCAAAGGGAATTGGGAAAGCAAAACCACCTGCTTCGGGTGGCATAGTTGATTCTCCAGTACCGTCAATAACTTCAACCGTGTGATTACCAAAACCCATTAAAATTGGAGCTGCTGATACTACTGTAGCACCACTTATGATAATACCCGTTGAAAATGGAATTAATCCTCCCCCTGGTGGTCCTGCCGGACCAGTGGCTCCAATTGGTCCAGGCAGACCTTGGGGTCCTGTTGCTCCTGTTGGTCCTGTTGGTCCTGTTGGTCCTGCCAGTCCGGCTGCGCCAATTGCTCCTGCAATTCCTGCAAGTCCAGCGGGTCCAAGTGCTCCTGCAAGTCCAGCGGGTCCAGCTTCGCCAATTGCTCCTACAAGTCCTGTTAGACCAGTGGGTCCAAGTGCTCCTGCAAGTCCAGTGGGTCCAACTGCTGCTATTGCTCCTCCAAGCTCTTGAAGCAATTGCGTTCCTACTAGTCCTGGAGGTCCTTGTGGCCCTCGCGGTCCTTCTGGTCCTGGAGGTCCAGGTGGACAATTACATCTTCCCATAGTCTCATCTCCCTATTATCGAAGTACTGTATCATATTAAAAGCTTAAGAAGATAAGCACAGCAGATACCTATCAACTGAAAAATAGGCAAATAGAGTAGTAATAAATTCGCTAATTTCTATTCTCCTATGTGATTGTCCCATACCATTTTGTCTATGCTCGCATTAAATAGTAAAAGTGATCGAAGGCATGGGAGTGATGAGATTGGAGAGTCGCCCTTTAATAGGTATTCTGGTAACGAAAAGAAGTAGTAGAAAAAGAATTTTGGAGCTTTACAGACGTTATCACAGTCTAAACCTGAAGCTTTACGCCTTTACTCCAGCAGATATTCTTTGGAAGGAACAACGTATTATTGGACTTAACCTGAAAAAGGGTATATGGAAACAAAGCTCGTTTCCTTTTCTTCATGTCGTTTATTACCGGTGTTTTAACAAAAAATTAGTAACCATTCAACGCCTAGAGAAGGCGATTGGTAGAAACAAATGTTTCAACAATATCAATTTTTTTAATAAATGGGATCTCTATAACCTATTAAAACAGTCCATTCTTAAACCCTATGTACCAGACACATTTTATATAATGAAGTGAATATATCAGAACTATTAGAGAAATATAAACTAGTATACATTAAGCCTTCTTACGGATCTGAGGGAAGTCTGTGTATTATAAACGAAAAGCCCTCTTATGAACATCTACAAGAGGGCTTTTCGGTATAGTTTGCTGGATAGTTATTGGTTTTTAGCAAGTTCTTTTCTGTTTGGTGCAATTGGAGGTTGCTCCAACCATTTATTTTTGATCATGAGATCAAACCAATTTTTTGCCACAGTTAGATCCTTGAGAATGATTCGTTCATAATCAAGAATTAGATCAGACCTCATGGAACCCGCTAGTCCTAATCCATGATAGGATTGAGAAGTCAGAAACAAAAAACCAGTGTGAAACATGATAAGTTTATCTGAAAACGGTGAATCTGTAGATTCCGTTATTTCCGTTTCCCATGACATCGGAACAGGTAAATTATCATCCTTTAGTTTTTTGCTTAGCAATTGAATGTGATCATTTGACGTTTGAACGGCATCTGTTAGAAATTTCCTTATTTCTTTGGAACCGGCAATTTGACTAAATGCAATGCCAAGTGTTTTTGCCATAATACTTTTCTTTAAGTTAAGCGAAATATTACCTATTTCTAAGGCTGAAAGAGGACGTTTATCTCCCCAAAAACCATCGAGATATTTTTTGCTATCAATAAACTCTGGGGTTGTACGCGGGAAAAAATAAGGATCTCTTTGGAAGTGTCCCTTTTCGAGTAATAAATCAACAGTGCGTTGGTACATATTTTTTCCATCTGTCAAACAGGAATCAAAAAAATCTCTTAAATCTTTTCTAACTGATGTAGTAAACGAATAGATGTGACCGTTTAAACCATGTATGGTCATGAGATACAAATAATCCAAACAGAAAATATCTGAAAATAACCTTCCAATATGGGGATTGCTATCTGCTTCTGTAAACCCTATAGGTAATGGAAATCCATCATTAAGCATAAAGGTAGAGACCTGCTGCATTTGATTCTCAGATATTTTTATTGCATCGTCAAAAACCTCTCTAATGGAAGTATCTTCTATAATGGAAAGCATATATTTATTTACTTGATTTACCATAGATTCGTTTACATATTGCCCCCATAAGGCTCCGATTTCCGTCGATGTTAGTTTTAATTGAGTTTTGTTCATATCTCCGTCACCTCTAAAAGTTAGATTGTCCCAATTAGAAAAGATTTATCATGTTAATTTCGAAAAAGAAGTTCGCCGTAGTGGGATAAAAAGGCTATCTAGGGTCATGAACAGTTAGGTTAACAATAATGAAGTTTTCACAGAAATCGAAAAAGGAAAAAGACCTTAACATCGGGTGTGTGCCGACGTTAAAGTCTTATTCGCGGTTTGCCATAATCTGAATGAAACCTAAGTAAATCACCTGTTCTAACCCGGATTCACTTTAGATTCAACAGACACTTCTGAATCGACTGCTCTGTAATTACCAGCAGCAAAAAGGTCAATTATGTCGAGCGGTAAGTGATCTGTCACAAGTTGGCTATAGTGCGCATCCTGTATGATGCCGTCGTCGTCGATCAAGAATTCGGCCGGGATGCGATAGAAGTTGGATCCTTCCTCCCGAATCAAAGCAAAACCTTCAGCCGCCGCCTCAGCTACGAAATTTTGTGTATTCGTATCAGCCATCGTTGCTTGCACCTTCTCCTCGGACACTTCGACGCCGTATTGGTCATAAAGATCGGCTTGAGGATCAGCAATTAACGGGAATGGCGCTTCCTGCAGGTTGACAATCTGGGACATGTTAGTTTCCGGAGACTCGAACACCGCTACTATCTCCAGTCCTTGCAGGCTCCATTGGTTGTAGCGCCGGATGAGATGCCGCACCCGCAAGTTGCACATCGCACAGGCGGCGTTGCGAAAGAACGCGAGCAGCACCTTGCGGCCACGAAGGTCGGACAACTGGAGAGGAACTCCGTCGACACCTGTAAACGTGAAATCAGGGGCGACATCCCCCTTAGATAATGGAATTCTCATTGTGATAAGCCTCCTAGCCATGTAATGGGTAAACCTCAGTCTGGCCCGACTGACTTTACTTTACCATGAGATGCTCTTGCCTTCTGTGACCTGGTCACCAACGAGCTCCATCAATGCTCCCCGCTGCCGAACCGATACCCAACCTCGCCCCATAGAGATCCAACTCTTCTTTTGCATTCGGCTTAAAACACGGCTGACAACTTCACGAGCGGACCCTAGCTCGACAGCTAATTGCTGATGTGTAATCTGGACGGTCGGCTGCTGCTCCAACGTCAGCCTCAACAACGTTCCGGCGAGCCGTGAGTCCAGCGGCTGCGCCATTTTACTTGAAAGAATGCTGCCCATACGGATCAATCCATCCAAAATGTTACCAAATACTGCATTCCGAATAGGCGCATACACCAGAATCCATCGTATAAACGAGTTCTTCGCGACGAATAGGGCCGTCACCTCGGTCTCCGCCGTAATGGTGCCGGGGTATTCGCGCTCGCTTAAACCGCTTAGCACCATAATGGCGCAAATATCACCGGCCGACAGCCGGTTGGAAAGCGTTTCATGGCCCTCTTCGGTCACATTTGAGATCTGTACTGTTCCTGCAATGAGGAACAAAGCATACTCAGCGGCATCCTCTTTACGAAATAAGGTCGATTTAACAGAAAATGTTCTAAGTTGAGGTTTCGCGGCTGCCCACTCATCAGCTGGGATAGCTTGGAAACAAGGGAAAATGTTAGACAGGGTTTGCTGCTCAGGGAAGACCTTTGACATGAGGGATTCTCCGATCGGATAGATTGATATCTTTATTTTACAGGGTCGAAGCGTACTGTGACTAGTTACTCAAAGGAAGTCAGATCCAGCTTCATGGATGGGGTGAGCGGCGTGAAGTAAGAATTTTTCCTATGAATTAGGATAATGAAGATCGGCTACTTTAAATTTGCCCCTATCAGGGGCTTTTTCACTTTAAGTCGCTCGCCCATGTTCCTCTCCGTGTTCATTTTGTTCCATCCAGTTTTATACAGGAAAACAGTTGTTTTGCCAACGCATATTTGTCCAAACCTTTCCTATGAATCTATCATAGAATATATCATTCCAAAAGAAAGGGTGATAGATTTGGCAAACACAGACGTAAGGCTCCAACTTTTCTCTGGCAATAATTTTACAAATCGGCGGATTGTTCTTAGACGTGGAGGTGTAGCAGTTCGAGATTTGGGGGCATTTCGTTTTGATAACGTTCTTTCCAGTTTCCGTCTAAGAAATGTTTCAACTACAGATTCTGTGACACTAGTTTTGTTTTCACGAATTAACTTCCAGGGATCCATTCGCATATTTCGTGGACGCCAAAACGTGTCGAATTTAGGTAATTTCAATAATCTAACTTCTTCTCTAATTTTAGTAGGACGCAACCTTACAAATTCCCAAATTCAACAGATCCAAAGTACCGGTAGACCTCCTCGTGATATTTTAGTTATCAGACAATAACAGATAGGTGAAAAGGGCACAGGCATGTGCCTTTTTTTCATTTTGATACCTTCAGTTAAATTCTTCATACAAACTATCATCGTTACACGACACGTTGCAGTAAGGTCTGTTACCCAAAACGGTTGCAATAAGGCGCTTGCCGAAATGGATTTATCCTTGTGAGGGCAGGGGCACAACTGACGAGGCTGCCGGCAGATTGAATCCGGCAGCCTTCGCAATGTTAACGGACAGGAGATAGCTAATCATCCATGGAAGACCTTGGCTAAATAGGAAAATCTCATAAATCAAAGCTGGAGGAACTCAGCTCGATACTGTTCAAAATCGGATACTCGGCAATCCAACTTAAGCCGGGTACCATTCGGCTCATAGTTCGTTGAATGAACATGGGCATGTTCATTGAAGTAGGCCACTAATCGGCCTTGTTCATAAGGAATCACGATTTCACATTGCATGTAATTTTGGAAAATGCGTTCGCGAATCAATTGAGTGAGCTCCTCGATTCCTCGCCTCTGCTGGGCAGAGAGGTAGACGAAATTATCTTTTAACAGAGGGTAAGTATGCTCAGTTAAGTCGGATTTGTTATAAGCAAAAATCATCGGAACTCGATCCGCTCCTAGTTCCTTCAACGTTTCATTGGTAACGTCAATGTGCTGTTCGTATTCCGGGTTGGCAATGTCTACGACGTGAATCAGCAGATCGGCTTCTGCGACTTCTTCCAACGTAGATCGAAAAGCTTTAACTAAATGGTGGGGAAGCTGGCTTACGAATCCTACAGTGTCAGTTAATAAGAATGATTTACGGTCAGGCAAGTTGACGCTTCGGACGGATGTCTCCAATGTGGCGAACAACATGTCTTTGACAAAGACCTGCTTATGCGCCTGCGGATTGTACAACTCGATCATGGCGTTCATTAAGCTTGATTTGCCCGCGTTGGTATAGCCGACCAGACAAATAACAGGGACCTCGTTCTTGCGGCGCTGTTTTCGTTGAGTTTGACGACGGGCTACAAGTTTCTCCAGTTCGGATTGCAATGCGGTGATTCGGTCTTCGATTTTACGGCGGTCGAGTTCAAGTTTAGTCTCACCAGATCCCCGGTTTTTAAGGCCAGCGCCACCTCCTTGACGACCTAACGATTCACGAAGTCCTACGAGTCTTGGAAGCATGTATTGAAGTCGAGCAACCTCAACTTGGAGCTGGGCTTCCTTAGTCTGAGCACGTTCAGCAAAAATGTCTAAAATAAGGATCGTCCTGTCAATGACTTTGCATGCAAGAGAGGATTCCAGGTTTCGAATCTGAGAAGGAGACAGCTCATCGTTACAAATGACGACAGATGCGTTCCGCTCAGTAATTAGCTGCGATAATTCTTGAATTTTACCGGTTCCGATGTAATGGGAGGGAATCACACGGGTGACTTTCTGGTTTAGCTGACCAACCACCTCAATGTGGCATGCTGCGGCCAGATTCTTTAGTTCTTCCATGGAGTATGCAAAATTAGGGTGGTTCAAAATATGGACACCGACGATAATCGCTTTCTCTTTCCGTTGTTCCATCGTTCATCATCCTTTCAAATTAAGGAGTAAAAAAGAAACAACACAAGCAAGGTGCTTGTGTTGTCTGTAGTTGAGGACAATGACTATCGTATCGGACGAAAGAAAACAATCCACGGTCTGGTCGATAAGGAGTTCACCTTACTTCAAGCCGCGTTGTTTGATCACCGATAGAATATCAATTCAGGGTTATAAATGGACAAACTTATCCTGAGTCCTCTGTACACAGACAGAATCTTAAGCGCTATTCAATTAGCCGCGTAAAGATCTAACTCGGATAAAATCTACCACACGTAACCCCTCCGTTTCCTTAAAGTACTTTAAGAGTATCACAATGAAGAGCTTCCTTGCCTCTCTAAGAATAATTATAATCATTTTTTACCTAGTTGAAGTGACGCATAGCAGGGGGGAACCGCTAAATACAGATTTTTATTGAAACTGTTGACATTAGGTTACGGATTGACCATTAACTCTTTACTACTCTTACTTCTAAAAGTATAATGAATCTAGAACATATGTTCTTGAGTGGGGTGGAGTAATAATGAGCAGTAGTAATCGTGAGAATAAAAAGATAGCCAACGTAATGGCTAATGCTTTACTTAACCAGCAATTTATTAGTGTAAAGATTTATAATGAGACTGGGGACGGGCAAATTACAGGTCTCATAACTAAAATTGATCAAGAGATAAGAAGAGTAAAGCTATCACACGAAAATGGTACGGATTGGGTAGCATTTGACGATATCTTGAATGTAGAATTGGTGGAATAATACCATGTAAAGCGGTATTTTCTAAGTTGAACTTTTGAGCCTATTCCAATCATATTATTGTATAATCAAATAAACGTTTTGAAAGTGAGCTGAAGCAGATGATGTGGTCGCCATTATTTGAAAATGATGTACCTGCAGTTATTCTCCCTTAACGGTAGAATAACGACATCTCCGTTAAGGACAGGAAATGTCTTGAAAAAACGGAGGGTACAAAATGAAAAAAACCTTATTAGGTTCTTTATATTTATCACTCGCTGCTAGTATTTGGGGCGGGATGTATGTGGTGGTAAAAGTTGTGGTAGACGTTGTACCACCACTTGAATTAGTCTGGCTTCGCTATGTTATTGCGATTATTGCATTGCTAATTATTGGCGTTGTAACCAAGCAATCATGGCGGGTTGAAAAACGAGACTGGCCATTCATTT
It contains:
- a CDS encoding YolD-like family protein, translating into MSSSNRENKKIANVMANALLNQQFISVKIYNETGDGQITGLITKIDQEIRRVKLSHENGTDWVAFDDILNVELVE
- a CDS encoding phospholipase D-like domain-containing protein; translated protein: MLIPLQAVLLTLGIMLPLNQTVVLAVTYDTETVSFGPGTGTNLVDAFIPVIDGATTSFDGAFYEIRYQPFVDAVIRAKNRGVNIRIVTDSDYITNTFTQQLINAGISVKGDNRSALMHNKYAIIDGQKVWMGSTNVTDTCNANNFNNTILWNSSSLANVYKTDFEEMYVYGQFTKTASPSTPAQQKVTINTSTGSFPVEVYFAPEDNPIQPLIDVVNNAKYNLYFDYFSFTDDNLRTAIINAKTRGVNVEGIFDLSQYGSNGPYGELAYLADADIPVSIADNPYGGKLHDKVLIADKGYTTGVVATGSFNASANANDTNSENLMIIHDKATADKYYAEFLRIRGSYGRGTASIDKITVPVATAQTVKVTLRAPSTYPITKVKVMAPPKWPDPTAANVTAIKSDGTILSGNLSFSGNYLYLNNAGLSGNQSVTFTFTNWMAPTIVGDYTWYVETITSSATDPNDYLPVNLQAATLVVQ
- a CDS encoding Crp/Fnr family transcriptional regulator — its product is MSKVFPEQQTLSNIFPCFQAIPADEWAAAKPQLRTFSVKSTLFRKEDAAEYALFLIAGTVQISNVTEEGHETLSNRLSAGDICAIMVLSGLSEREYPGTITAETEVTALFVAKNSFIRWILVYAPIRNAVFGNILDGLIRMGSILSSKMAQPLDSRLAGTLLRLTLEQQPTVQITHQQLAVELGSAREVVSRVLSRMQKKSWISMGRGWVSVRQRGALMELVGDQVTEGKSISW
- a CDS encoding 2OG-Fe(II) oxygenase produces the protein MPENLSQRLADLDWNYIQQSLDEHGYAKLPGLLNHTECKGIISTYEEEGRFRATIDMARYRFGIGEYKYYNAPLPLLLQQLREGLYPELAITANRWLEQLGHKASFSATLAEFLDQCHQEGQNRPTPLILKYEAGGYNCLHQDLYGKVFFPFQVVFTLNQREVDFTGGELLLVEQHPRAQSRGHVITLKQGEGLIFPTNHRPVLGTRGYYKTTLRHGVSTITTGTRYSLGIIFHDAK
- a CDS encoding collagen-like protein, yielding MGRCNCPPGPPGPEGPRGPQGPPGLVGTQLLQELGGAIAAVGPTGLAGALGPTGLTGLVGAIGEAGPAGLAGALGPAGLAGIAGAIGAAGLAGPTGPTGPTGATGPQGLPGPIGATGPAGPPGGGLIPFSTGIIISGATVVSAAPILMGFGNHTVEVIDGTGESTMPPEAGGFAFPIPFAGTVQNLQISVDLLVASVVSINTLGLQYDFTVFRAPSVPNNGIDHSSSPYVTTPLTSSVRFGFPNTVITPGNPSGFRTATNINVGGSLVVAAGDRIGIRVRTLASTDPSAADITQLSFSASLSYTPS
- the hflX gene encoding GTPase HflX, with amino-acid sequence MEQRKEKAIIVGVHILNHPNFAYSMEELKNLAAACHIEVVGQLNQKVTRVIPSHYIGTGKIQELSQLITERNASVVICNDELSPSQIRNLESSLACKVIDRTILILDIFAERAQTKEAQLQVEVARLQYMLPRLVGLRESLGRQGGGAGLKNRGSGETKLELDRRKIEDRITALQSELEKLVARRQTQRKQRRKNEVPVICLVGYTNAGKSSLMNAMIELYNPQAHKQVFVKDMLFATLETSVRSVNLPDRKSFLLTDTVGFVSQLPHHLVKAFRSTLEEVAEADLLIHVVDIANPEYEQHIDVTNETLKELGADRVPMIFAYNKSDLTEHTYPLLKDNFVYLSAQQRRGIEELTQLIRERIFQNYMQCEIVIPYEQGRLVAYFNEHAHVHSTNYEPNGTRLKLDCRVSDFEQYRAEFLQL
- a CDS encoding peroxiredoxin family protein codes for the protein MARRLITMRIPLSKGDVAPDFTFTGVDGVPLQLSDLRGRKVLLAFFRNAACAMCNLRVRHLIRRYNQWSLQGLEIVAVFESPETNMSQIVNLQEAPFPLIADPQADLYDQYGVEVSEEKVQATMADTNTQNFVAEAAAEGFALIREEGSNFYRIPAEFLIDDDGIIQDAHYSQLVTDHLPLDIIDLFAAGNYRAVDSEVSVESKVNPG
- a CDS encoding DUF3231 family protein — encoded protein: MNKTQLKLTSTEIGALWGQYVNESMVNQVNKYMLSIIEDTSIREVFDDAIKISENQMQQVSTFMLNDGFPLPIGFTEADSNPHIGRLFSDIFCLDYLYLMTIHGLNGHIYSFTTSVRKDLRDFFDSCLTDGKNMYQRTVDLLLEKGHFQRDPYFFPRTTPEFIDSKKYLDGFWGDKRPLSALEIGNISLNLKKSIMAKTLGIAFSQIAGSKEIRKFLTDAVQTSNDHIQLLSKKLKDDNLPVPMSWETEITESTDSPFSDKLIMFHTGFLFLTSQSYHGLGLAGSMRSDLILDYERIILKDLTVAKNWFDLMIKNKWLEQPPIAPNRKELAKNQ